A DNA window from Anoplolepis gracilipes chromosome 13, ASM4749672v1, whole genome shotgun sequence contains the following coding sequences:
- the Tace gene encoding ADAM 17-like protease: protein MDKKNTLLVYYIFITLQSIYGLHRSLKYYETIHSTHFQHRIIKRGIYHSYNPYNKISEMEFYSHGRHFRLILTPRREVIHSNFKAYEVNADGKEKTVHLDHDSFYHGRVFGEIESHAQIHIDNGILTGSITTLDETYHIEPSWRHLPHVDNQTMIIYKSSDVKLSWEHYKDGEGHTHGAPKTCGYVKENLNYTLNDEDNFVEDDTKKDNSNRVKRQTETYDYTPTKTRCPLLLVADYRFYQEMGASSTKTTINYLISLIDRVHKIYNDTLWMEHKEEDGFKGMGFVIKKIVVHSEPTRVRGGETHYNMIREKWDVRTLLEVFSREYSHKDFCLAHLFTDLKFEGGILGLAYVGSPRRNSVGGICTPEYFKNGYTLYLNSGLSSSRNHYGQRVITREADLVTAHEFGHNWGSEHDPDVSSCSPSASQGGSYLMYTYSVSGYDVNNKRFSPCSLRSIRKVLLAKSGRCFSEPEESFCGNLRVEGDEECDAGLLGTEDNDPCCDKNCKLRSNQGAVCSDKNSPCCQSCGYMTAGMKCREAQYATCEQESRCTGASSECPRSPAMKDGTNCLERGQCREGKCVPYCETQNLQSCMCDTINDACKRCCRQNMNETCFPIAPQDILPDGTPCIQGFCNQGMCEKTIQDVVERFWDIIEDININKVMRFLKDNIVGAVIIITTIIWIPASCVISYIDHRRVKESEKKWRWKHTDELIHPDEPRQVIYIGGQRQRVQHMH from the exons ATGGataagaaaaatactttgcttgtctattatatttttattactctgCAAAGTATAT ATGGGCTTCATAGAAGCTTGAAATACTATGAAACAATTCATAGTACTCATTTTCaacatagaattataaaacgaGGTATATATCACAGTTATAatccatataataaaataagtgaaATGGAGTTTTATTCACATGGACG TCactttcgattaattttaacacCCAGAAGAGAAGTTATACATTCCAATTTTAAGGCATATGAGGTCAATGCtgatggaaaagaaaaaactgtACATTTag ATCATGACAGTTTTTATCATGGCCGAGTATTTGGAGAAATTGAGTCTCATGCTCAAATACATATTGATAATGGCATTCTAACAGGTAGTATAACAACTTTGGATGAAACTTATCATATTGAA ccaTCTTGGAGACATCTTCCTCATGTAGACAATCAGACAATGATCATTTATAAATCGTCTGATGTTAAACTCAGTTGGGAACATTACAAAGATGGAGAAGGTCATACACATGGAGCTCCAAAGACCTGTGGTTATGTCAAAGAAAACTTAA attatacattaaatgaCGAGGACAATTTTGTAGAAGATGATACAAAAAAGGATAACAGTAACAGAGTGAAAAGACAAACAGAAACTTACGATTATACACCGACAAAAACAAGATGTCCATTATTATTAGTTGCTGATTATCGATTTTACCAAGAAATGGGTGCTAGCAGTACAAAaactacaattaattatttg ATAAGTTTGATTGATAGAGTACATAAGATTTACAATGATACTTTATGGATGGAACATAAAGAGGAAGATGGTTTCAAAGGAATGggttttgttattaaaaagatcGTCGTTCATAGTGAACCCACACGAGTGAGAGGTGGCGAAACACATTATAATATGATTCGTGAGAAATGGGATGTCCGTACTTTGCTTgag GTGTTCAGTCGAGAATATAGCCATAAAGACTTTTGTTTGGCTCACCTGTTTACCGATCTTAAATTTGAAGGTGGAATTCTTGGTTTGGCTTATGTAGGATCTCCTCGCAGAAATTCAGTGGGTGGTATATGTACACCAg aatatttcaaaaatggaTACACATTATATCTGAACTCAGGTCTAAGTTCTAGTAGAAATCATTATGGACAGAGAGTAATTACAAGAGAAGCCGATTTGGTTACGGCACATGAATTCGGACATAATTGGGGTTCTGAACATGATCCGGATGTTTCG AGTTGTAGTCCAAGTGCAAGTCAAGGTGGATCTTACTTGATGTATACTTACAGTGTCAGTGGCTATGATGTAAATAATAAG AGATTTTCACCATGCAGTTTACGATCTATCAGAAAGGTCTTGCTAGCCAAATCTGGACGTTGTTTCTCAGAGCCAGAAGAATCATTCTGTGGAAATTTGAGAGTCGAAGGCGACGAAGAATGCGATGCAGGTCTCTTGGGAACAGAAGATAATGATCCGTGTtgtgataaaaattgcaaacttCGAAGTAATCAAGGAGCGGTTTGTAG tgACAAAAATTCCCCGTGCTGTCAGAGTTGCGGTTATATGACTGCAGGCATGAAATGCCGCGAGGCGCAATACGCCACTTGCGAACAAGAATCGCGTTGCACTGGAGCGTCCAGTGAATGTCCAAGATCCCCGGCCATGAAGGATGGTACTAATTGTCTTGAACGTGGTCAATGCCGTGAAGGCAAATGTGTGCCATACTGCGAGACCCAAAATTTACAAAGTTGCATGTgtgacacaa tTAACGACGCATGTAAAAGATGCTGCAGGCAGAATATGAATGAAACATGCTTTCCGATAGCTCCGCAAGACATTTTACCCGATGGGACACCGTGCATTCAAGGTTTTTGCAATCAG GGCATGTGCGAAAAAACAATTCAAGATGTAGTAGAGCGGTTTTGGGACATTATTGAGgacataaatatcaataaagttatGCGTTttctaaaagataatatagtGGGTGCTGTAATAATCATCACTACCATCATATGGATACCAGCAAGCTGCGTTATTAGTTATATCGATCATAGACGTGTCAAAGAGAGCGAAAAAAAATGGCGATGGAAACATACGGACGAACTCATTCATCCGGATGAGCCGAgacaagtaatttatattggTGGTCAGCGACAAAGAGTACAACACATGCATTAA
- the LOC140672480 gene encoding uncharacterized protein isoform X2 has protein sequence MIDVGYGISGEVIQIDAGHCRKLCPRHVSDDPGDASRPAVQKCSSDSRCRAQSAKLERVSTLQGVRVIEAIDACECSPETSCKRESYVHLVHSGTPHQTVVDTGVCIGHCGKDLGCKPVRNTTISVKGPNGDEIYQVVVKCGCAGNCHRMDHMETVLDYSEVTIKEGINTSAVSPVIRQINVGQCVGTCPGNETETCLLRDKKEPYRCLAGLYSKQHSCTPATFKVHEYRTRRGAKREIIQITQCACI, from the exons ATGATTGATGTCGGATATG GAATTTCCGGAGAAGTTATCCAAATTGACGCTGGGCATTGCCGGAAATTATGCCCGCGACACGTGTCCGACGATCCGGGAGATGCGAGTCGTCCAGCAGTGCAG AAATGCTCCTCAGATTCCCGTTGTCGTGCGCAGTCCGCCAAGTTGGAAAGAGTGTCAACGTTGCAGGGTGTTCGCGTCATCGAGGCTATAGACGCCTGCGAGTGTTCGCCGGAAACATCCTGCAAACGAGAATCCTATGTCCATCTCGTGCATTCTGGCACGCCGCATCAGACCGTCGTAGATACCGGGGTTTGCATCGGTCATTGCGGCAAAG ATCTTGGTTGCAAGCCGGTGCGAAATACTACAATCAGCGTCAAAGGACCAAATG gTGATGAAATCTACCAAGTGGTGGTGAAATGCGGCTGCGCTGGTAATTGTCACCGGATGGATCATATGGAGACCGTGTTAGATTACAGTGAAGTAACGATCAAAGAGGGCATAAACACGTCCGCTGTGAGCCCCGTCATCCGA CAAATAAATGTCGGACAATGCGTCGGAACATGTCCTGGAAACGAGACGGAAACGTGCCTTTTACGTGATAAGAAGGAACCGTACAGATGTCTAGCTGGTTTATATTCGAAACAGCATAGCTGCACACCAGCCACATTCAAAGTGCACGAGTACAG aacCCGACGAGGTgcgaagagagaaataattcaGATCACCCAGTGTGCCTGCATCTAG
- the Ilers gene encoding isoleucine--tRNA ligase, cytoplasmic — protein sequence MSELSEEEKRMEFNIPLCSKTLFKSYPKDFVMRLPESIDFAKEEEKIEKRWGLTLTEQRSMMISHGRPKYSFYDGPPFATGLPHYGHILTGTIKDTVTRYAYQSGYHVERRFGWDCHGLPVEHEVDKEYNIKGPDDVAKMGIAEYNKKCEQIVMRYEWEWTKLTERMGRWMDFWDDYKTMYTYYMESIWYIFKQLYNKGLIYKSFKVMPYSTSCNTVLSNFEAGQNYKDVVDPSVVVAFPLLDEPGVSLLAWTTTPWTLPSNLTLCVNPTLEYVEVKDNASGNVYIILETQLKLVFKSPNLYTIQGKRMGVDLKGKKYEPPFPYFIHYREKGAFKVLNDTYVTAETGTGIVHQAPYFGEDDYRCCLEAGIITKEQETLCPVDSCGCFIEPVHDFLGMYIKDADKEIIKYLKANKKLIVNSTVKHSYPFCWRTDTPLIYKAVPSWFLRVESIKDQLLAANSTTFWVPNYVKEKRFGNWLREARDWAISRNRYWGNPIPLWISDDQEEIVCVGSIQELEHLTGTKINDKIHRHDIDHLEIPSKRPGHPPLRRIPEVFDCWFESGSMPYAQVRYPHKMEEFHERFPADFIAEGIDQTRGWFYTLLVIGTALFGKAPYKNVIVNGLILASDGQKMSKRKKNYPDPNYIIDKYGADALRLYLINSPVVKGDNLRFKEEGVRDIIKEVLLPWYNAFRFLVQNISQFEKDTGEIFVFDETDLIYSNNIMDSWIVSFTQTLLVFVEKEMKKYKLYTVVPYLIKYIDNLTNWYVRMNRKRIKNENDHKDCKNALNTLFLVIYTMVRVYAPFTPFLTEYMFIWLSKWFRMKNTKTSVHFQMIPQPRKQLINENIETAVSHMQTVIELARIVRDRKTIPTKYPLREIIVIHQDPEVLENILLLEAYILEELNIKKLTVTTDKKKYGVTLRAEPDHKTLGARLKGEFKQIMLAIKELSDEQLQKFVATKEIVVQGHKLEEQDLRLMFNFTGPAAKELSNQYEAHSEGSILILLDITSNEELYNEGIAREVINRVQKLRKKANLIPSDKAIVFYDINDVNNTLAKVIVNHKEFIETTTKTPLKNIADFSPDYLYIFSEVQIIKEETLTLLLAQKQTEMSRQTMEVDALHIFLKLVGLQPRFDAALNGDTSPVKLGLFGKKFGFITQKRLKKEVDLIFGLYGCSYDLYLNNKKFTINSPQDIFNVNEQTVQVVKAGMALSSDN from the coding sequence ATGTCTGAACTATctgaagaagagaagagaatggAATTTAATATACCCTTGTGCAGTAAAACCTTATTCAAATCTTATCCAAAAGATTTTGTGATGAGGTTGCCGGAGTCCATCGATTTCgcgaaagaggaagagaagattGAGAAAAGATGGGGACTAACACTCACTGAACAAAGGAGCATGATGATATCACACGGCAGACCTAAGTATTCGTTTTACGATGGACCGCCGTTCGCCACCGGTTTACCTCATTACGGACATATTCTTACCGGCACCATAAAAGACACTGTGACAAGGTATGCGTATCAGTCTGGCTATCACGTGGAACGTCGATTTGGTTGGGATTGCCACGGATTGCCGGTAGAGCATGAGGTAGATAAGGAATATAACATCAAGGGACCTGATGACGTGGCCAAAATGGGCATCGCAGAGTACAACAAGAAGTGTGAACAAATTGTTATGAGATACGAGTGGGAATGGACAAAACTCACCGAACGAATGGGCCGATGGATGGACTTCTGGGACGACTACAAAACCATGTATACGTATTACATGGAGTCTATTTGGTACATCTTCAAGCAGTTATACAATAAAGGTCTCATTTATAAAAGCTTCAAGGTGATGCCTTATTCTACCAGTTGTAATACAGTGCTGTCAAACTTCGAAGCGGGTCAGAATTACAAAGATGTTGTCGATCCATCTGTGGTGGTGGCCTTCCCTTTACTTGATGAACCAGGTGTGTCCCTGCTAGCTTGGACGACCACTCCTTGGACATTGCCTAGTAACTTGACACTATGTGTCAATCCTACTTTAGAATATGTAGAAGTTAAGGATAACGCTTCtggtaatgtttatattatattagagaCTCAATTGAAACTTGTTTTCAAATCCCCAAATCTTTATACTATACAAGGTAAGAGAATGGGCGTGGAcctgaaaggaaaaaaatatgaaccaCCATTTCCTTATTTCATACATTATAGAGAGAAGGGTGCTTTCAAAGTATTGAATGATACTTATGTCACAGCAGAGACAGGAACTGGTATCGTTCACCAAGCTCCATACTTTGGTGAGGACGATTATCGATGCTGTCTAGAAGCCGGTATAATAACGAAAGAACAGGAAACCCTATGTCCTGTGGACAGCTGTGGTTGTTTCATAGAGCCAGTTCATGATTTTCTCGGCATGTATATCAAGGATGCAGACAAGGAAATAATCAAGTATCTGAAAGCTAACAAGAAATTAATCGTTAATAGTACAGTAAAACATAGTTATCCATTCTGCTGGAGAACCGACACACCGCTCATTTACAAAGCCGTACCTTCTTGGTTCCTCAGAGTAGAGTCGATCAAGGACCAGCTATTGGCAGCAAACAGCACAACCTTTTGGGTGCCTAATTATGTGAAGGAGAAACGATTCGGCAATTGGCTGCGTGAGGCTCGCGACTGGGCCATCAGTAGAAATCGTTACTGGGGCAACCCTATACCGCTGTGGATCTCCGATGACCAGGAGGAAATTGTGTGCGTAGGCAGCATTCAGGAGCTGGAGCATTTAACaggtacaaaaataaatgacaaaattcATCGACACGACATTGATCATTTGGAAATACCGTCGAAACGTCCCGGGCATCCGCCGTTGCGTCGTATCCCCGAGGTTTTCGACTGCTGGTTCGAGTCCGGTTCCATGCCGTACGCACAGGTGCGTTATCCGCATAAGATGGAAGAGTTTCACGAGCGTTTTCCGGCGGATTTCATCGCCGAAGGAATCGATCAGACGCGCGGCTGGTTCTACACACTTCTGGTGATAGGCACTGCGCTGTTCGGTAAAGCGCCGTACAAGAATGTCATCGTCAATGGTTTGATCCTCGCGTCCGACGGCCAGAAGATGTCAaaacgcaaaaaaaattatcccgATCCCAATtacataatagataaataCGGAGCGGATGCCCTAAGACTCTATCTGATCAATTCGCCGGTCGTAAAAGGAGATAATCTACGATTTAAAGAGGAGGGTGTCCGGGATATTATCAAAGAGGTTCTTTTACCCTGGTACAACGCGTTCCGGTTTCTTGTACAGAATATCAGCCAATTCGAAAAAGACACGGGAGAAATATTTGTGTTTGATGAAACAGATCTTATTTACTCCAACAATATAATGGACAGCTGGATTGTATCTTTCACCCAGACCCTATTGGTTTTCGTGgagaaagagatgaaaaaatacaaattgtaCACTGTAGTAccttacttaataaaatatatagacaaTCTTACAAACTGGTACGTAAGAATGAACAGGAAACGTATCAAGAATGAGAACGACcataaagattgtaaaaatgcGTTAAACACTCTATTCCTGGTTATTTATACAATGGTGCGAGTCTATGCACCATTTACGCCGTTTTTAACAGAATATATGTTTATCTGGTTGTCAAAATGGTTCCGTATGAAGAACACTAAGACTAGTGTACATTTTCAAATGATACCACAACCGCGTAAACAACTGATAAACGAGAACATAGAGACGGCTGTGTCACACATGCAGACTGTCATCGAGTTGGCGCGTATCGTGCGAGACAGGAAGACCATACCCACGAAATATCCCTTGCGAGAAATCATAGTGATTCACCAGGATCCCGAGGTATTGGAGAATATTCTTCTGTTAGAAGCATATATACTCGAAGAGCTCAAcatcaaaaaattaacagtCACTACCGACAAAAAGAAATACGGTGTGACCCTGAGAGCCGAACCGGACCACAAGACTCTCGGTGCTCGTTTGAAAGGGGAATTCAAGCAGATAATGCTGGCCATCAAAGAACTGTCCGACGAACAATTGCAAAAGTTCGTCGCCACGAAGGAGATTGTCGTGCAGGGTCATAAACTTGAAGAGCAAGATTTGCGTTTAATGTTCAACTTTACTGGTCCGGCCGCCAAGGAATTATCGAACCAATACGAAGCTCACAGTGAAGGAAGCATACTAATCCTCCTGGACATCACTAGCAACGAGGAGCTATACAACGAGGGAATAGCGCGAGAAGTGATCAATCGAGTACAGAAGTTGCGGAAGAAGGCTAATCTCATACCATCTGATAAAGCTATCGTGTTTTACGACATCAACGacgtaaataatacattagcCAAGGTAATCGTCAACCACAAGGAATTCATTGAAACCACGACCAAGActccattaaaaaatattgcggaCTTTTCTCCCGATTACCTTTATATCTTTAGTGAAGTGCAGATAATCAAAGAGGAAACATTGACACTCTTGTTGGCTCAGAAACAAACCGAAATGTCCAGACAGACTATGGAGGTAGACGCCCTTCACATCTTTTTGAAACTCGTCGGCTTACAACCAAGATTCGATGCGGCATTAAACGGTGATACAAGTCCTGTGAAGCTTGGTTTGTTCGGTAAAAAATTCGGTTTCATCACGCAGAAACGCCTAAAAAAGGAGGTTGATTTGATATTCGGCCTTTACGGTTGTTCGTACGACTTGTATCTcaacaataagaaatttactataaattcgCCACAAGATatattcaatgtaaatgaacaGACTGTGCAAGTCGTGAAGGCAGGAATGGCATTGTCATCTGACAAttga
- the LOC140672477 gene encoding transmembrane and ubiquitin-like domain-containing protein 1: protein MSLIEGVGDEVTDFFIVMSILLVGWFAWCSTNIADQPLIRTVLILRDRTPTRIATIRANHQNTGSVGIQDVGRPPNLEMTEEESNEAPSENNDSIQSNCPNASAMDISETSREVARSMEPIVTEDVLIEAMDSFNNDDPSLLQRSVKTDNSDVTNTSDQNTCSSSTECTPENSTLSDSNEITIKLKFINDDQKLVTGSLKEMLGDFKRRHFQMELEAHKSVRLVFNGRVLQPDTQTLEQCGLFNDCVVHCWVHQPRPATVPSSQTSALDNSSSIYFNSQPFSDLPTGTGLSSVHNEWDLSRLLVSILTIALGLAWYSRYHYAQLFTATTTLALYALTAIFTVSLFSNFFPDQDNIRNVE from the exons ATGTCATTGATTGAGGGAGTTGGCGATGAAGTCACAGACTTTTTCATTGTCATGAGTATACTGCTAGTTGGATGGTTTGCTTGGTGCTCGACGAATATAGCGGATCAGCCACTGATACGCACTGTACTTATATTACGTGACCGGACACCGACACGTATCGCAACAATAAGAGCTAATCATCAGAATACAGGTAGTGTTGGCATCCAAGATGTTGGACGGCCGCCGAATTTAGAAATGACAGAAGAGGAATCGAATGAAGCTCCTTCGGAAAATAATGATAGTATACAATCAAACTGTCCAAATGCATCTGCCATgg ATATCAGCGAAACTTCTCGAGAAGTCGCTAGATCGATGGAGCCTATAGTAACAGAAGATGTACTTATCGAAGCTATGGATTCATTCAATAACGATGACCCATCGCTGTTGCAAAGATCTGTTAAAACCGATAATTCTGATGTGACAAATACATCAGACCAAAACACTTGCAGTAGTTCGACAGAATGTACACCAGAAAACTCGACTCTAAGCGATAGCAATGAGatcactataaaattaaaattcataaacgATGATCAGAAACTGGTCACTGGAAGTCTTAAAGAAATGCTAGGTGACTTTAAAAG AAGGCACTTTCAAATGGAATTGGAAGCGCATAAATCAGTAAGATTAGTATTCAATGGACGCGTATTGCAGCCCGACACTCAAACCCTTGAGCAATGCGGTTTATTCAACGATTGCGTGGTCCACTGTTGGGTGCATCAACCGCGGCCAGCTACCGTACCGTCGTCTCAGACGTCTGCGTTGGACAATTCGTCgtctatctattttaattctcaACCGTTCTCGGATCTGCCCACTGGCACGGGTCTCAGTTCAGTGCACAACGAATGGGATCTGAGTCGACTCCTAGTAAGCATTCTGACGATTGCCCTAGGTCTCGCGTGGTACTCGCGGTATCATTACGCTCAACTCTTTACCGCGACGACTACACTTGCACTCTACGCGCTAACTGCTATTTTTACCGTCTCCCTATTTAGTAACTTCTTTCCCGATCAAGATAACATTCGAAACGTCGAATAA
- the LOC140672480 gene encoding uncharacterized protein isoform X1 has product MRIQNTRSTRWAVLAVVCVANLRLAFCEKESGSERKHSEEPRQHTCCALHEKMIDVGYGISGEVIQIDAGHCRKLCPRHVSDDPGDASRPAVQKCSSDSRCRAQSAKLERVSTLQGVRVIEAIDACECSPETSCKRESYVHLVHSGTPHQTVVDTGVCIGHCGKDLGCKPVRNTTISVKGPNGDEIYQVVVKCGCAGNCHRMDHMETVLDYSEVTIKEGINTSAVSPVIRQINVGQCVGTCPGNETETCLLRDKKEPYRCLAGLYSKQHSCTPATFKVHEYRTRRGAKREIIQITQCACI; this is encoded by the exons ATGCGCATACAAAACACAAGGAGCACACGATGGGCAGTCCTTGCCGTAGTTTGCGTGGCTAATTTACGATTAG CTTTCTGTGAAAAGGAATCGGGAAGTGAAAGAAAGCACTCGGAGGAACCGCGACAACACACATGTTGCGCCCTGCACGAAAAGATGATTGATGTCGGATATG GAATTTCCGGAGAAGTTATCCAAATTGACGCTGGGCATTGCCGGAAATTATGCCCGCGACACGTGTCCGACGATCCGGGAGATGCGAGTCGTCCAGCAGTGCAG AAATGCTCCTCAGATTCCCGTTGTCGTGCGCAGTCCGCCAAGTTGGAAAGAGTGTCAACGTTGCAGGGTGTTCGCGTCATCGAGGCTATAGACGCCTGCGAGTGTTCGCCGGAAACATCCTGCAAACGAGAATCCTATGTCCATCTCGTGCATTCTGGCACGCCGCATCAGACCGTCGTAGATACCGGGGTTTGCATCGGTCATTGCGGCAAAG ATCTTGGTTGCAAGCCGGTGCGAAATACTACAATCAGCGTCAAAGGACCAAATG gTGATGAAATCTACCAAGTGGTGGTGAAATGCGGCTGCGCTGGTAATTGTCACCGGATGGATCATATGGAGACCGTGTTAGATTACAGTGAAGTAACGATCAAAGAGGGCATAAACACGTCCGCTGTGAGCCCCGTCATCCGA CAAATAAATGTCGGACAATGCGTCGGAACATGTCCTGGAAACGAGACGGAAACGTGCCTTTTACGTGATAAGAAGGAACCGTACAGATGTCTAGCTGGTTTATATTCGAAACAGCATAGCTGCACACCAGCCACATTCAAAGTGCACGAGTACAG aacCCGACGAGGTgcgaagagagaaataattcaGATCACCCAGTGTGCCTGCATCTAG
- the LOC140672465 gene encoding ATPase family gene 2 protein homolog A, with product MSTKSRKSLPSSSWQQCTKCQCALMQKDILLHEINCPPSMESWNHSFISGGVLYSSIEVFQSQELPKHISERDANDMVFISQSAFQLCDIAIGSPVVIATKDEVVVKTAWPTNEKSLTSVSLTKHAIELNNLVGLVKVYLLKSDIYIAKEIVINQLGKHLISNVSTELDVILKYFNEHKIFAVGNRISVPYYGKKIIYRIIQIKTDRTKKEQTETLDGNDLSEAFKNINLTTNQTKLTFYKVLYTTKWTVNVAEDGNTIPKKKYKIEDIGGYNTLISDIRDVVAIGIGKYRSIEHFGVSKGILLYGPTGVGKSMIANAIISDCNVNTFIVYSSDIYSKSIGETENKLKEIFSKAMSNIPSIILLEDIDNLCPRKSNSSTDHERRVLAQLITLFDDLQSTNSDVLIMATTTKLDFVDSSLRRPGRLDMEFEIYVPTPSMRTEILIKLLSKIPNTLLHEDIQNISFVTHGFVGADLYGLCSKAIINAVKCQQKDKTMFDNEPKVTMTDFHYALITTKPSAMKEVLVEVSNVRWSDIGGQKDLKLKLKQAVEWPLRHPEAFVRMGITPPRGILMFGPPGCSKTMIAKALATESKVNFLNIKGPELFSKWVGESEKAVREVFRKARQVAPSIIFIDEIDALGGERGSSSNGSGSNVQERVLAQLLTELDGVTTLGSVTLVAATNRPDKIDKALLRPGRLDRIIYVGLPDEETRREIFNIKLKKMPIAKEEVNNEDLVSLTEGYTGAEIQAICHEAAMKALEENLDATVVKKEHFIAAFKTVTPRTPASLLKIYEDYMNKVS from the exons ATGTCTACTAAATCAAGAAAGAGTTTGCCGTCGTCATCGTGGCAACAGTGTACCAAGTGTCAATGTGCTCTGATgcagaaagatattttattgcacGAAATAAACTGTCCACCTTCTATGGAAAGTTGGAATCATTCTTTCATCTCTGGTGGAGTTTTATACAGCTCAATAGAAGTTTTTCAATCACAAG AATTACCCAAACATATTTCTGAGAGGGATGCTAATGATATGGTGTTTATATCACAGTCTGCTTTCCAACTATGCGATATTGCTATTGGATCACCAGTTGTTATTGCGACCAAAGATGAAGTAGTTGTTAAGACAGCTTGGCCAACTAATGAGAAAAGTTTGACAAGTGTCTCTTTAACGAAACATG ctattgaattaaataatcttgtGGGATTagtaaaagtatatttgtTGAAGTCTGATATCTATATTGCTAAAGAGAttgtaataaatcaattgggaaaacatttaatatctaatGTAAGCACAGAACTTGAtgttattctaaaatattttaatgagcACAAGATATTTGCTGTTGGCAATAGAATAAGCGTGCCATACTATGGAAAGAAGATAATATACAGAATTATTCAAATCAAGACAGATAGAACCAAGAAAGAACAAACTGAAACACTAGATGGAAATGATCTGTCAGAAgcttttaaaaacataaatttgacAACTAATCAAACAAAACTAACTTTTTACAAAGTATTATACACAACAAAATGGACAGTGAATGTTGCAGAAGATGGAAATACTATtccaaaaaagaaatataaaatcgaaGATATCGGAGGATACAACACTCTCATATCTGATATAAGAGATGTAGTTGCAATAGGTATTGGCAAATACAGAAGTATAGAACACTTTGGTGTCAGTAAAGGAATATTGTTGTATGGTCCCACTGGTGTTGGTAAATCCATGATAGCCAATGCTATAATTTCAGACTGTAATGTTAACACATTTATTGTGTACAGTTCAGATATCTATAGTAAGTCTATTGGTGAAACGGAAAATAAACTCAAAGAGATATTCAGCAAAGCAATGTCAAACATTcctagtataatattattggaaGATATAGACAATTTGTGTCCCAGAAAAAGTAACTCTAGCACGGATCATGAGAGGAGAGTTCTTGCTCAATTAATAACGCTTTTCGATGATCTACAAAGTACCAATAGTGATGTATTAATAATGGCTACAACCACGAAATTAGATTTCGTAGATAGTTCTCTGAGAAGACCTGGCAGGTTGGATATGGAATTTGAGATTTATGTACCAACTCCAAGCATGCGTACAGAAATACtgataaaattactttcaaaGATCCCCAATACACTTTTGCATGAAGATATACAGAACATCTCATTTGTTACTCATGGTTTTGTCGGTGCAGATTTATATGGTTTGTGCTCAAAAGCAATAATTAACGCAGTGAAATGTCAGCAAAAAGATAAGACTATGTTTGATAATGAACCCAAAGTGACTATGACTGATTTTCATTATGCTTTAATTACAACAAAACCATCAGCTATGAAGGAAGTTTTGGTGGAAGTATCAAATGTAAGATGGTCAGATATCGGTGGACAAAAAGACttgaaactaaaattaaaacaagctGTCGAATGGCCACTAAGACATCCTGAAGCATTTGTAAGAATGGGTATTACACCTCCTAGAGGTATTTTAATGTTTGGACCTCCTGGATGTTCGAAAACTATGATCGCGAAAGCTCTTGCTACCGAGAGTAAAGTAAATTTCCTCAATATTAAG GGTccagaattattttcaaaatgggTCGGCGAGTCCGAGAAAGCTGTAAGAGAAGTATTTCGAAAAGCGAGACAGGTAGCACCGTCTATCATATTTATCGACGAGATAGATGCATTAGGTGGTGAGAGAGGTTCTTCTTCCAATGGTAGCGGTAGCAACGTGCAGGAACGAGTACTGGCTCAACTATTAACTGAACTCGATGGTGTCACTACTCTAGGAAGCGTCACATTAGTAGCGGCTACTAATCGACCAGATAAAATTGACAaa GCGCTTCTCCGACCTGGACGATTAGACCGTATAATATATGTCGGATTGCCGGACGAGGAAACCAGACgagaaatattcaatataaaactcAAAAAGATGCCTATCGCTAAGGAAGAAGTAAATAACGAAGATCTAGTTTCTCTAACGGAAGGTTACACCGGTGCAGAAATCCAAGCGATATGTCACGAAGCCGCCATGAAAGCATTAGAAGAGAATCTTGATGCCACTGTTGTTAAGAAGGAACATTTCATAGCCGCATTTAAAACCGTTACTCCTAGAACACCCGCTTCCCTTCTCAAGATTTATGAGGACTATATGAATAAAGTTTCatga